The genomic DNA CCCGACGGTTCCCTGGTCGCGACGTGCAGTATCGACGGGACGCTGAAACTTTGGGACGCAAATTCCAGGGACCTCGTCCACGATATTGATGCGGACCGGCTCCCGATTAGTCATCAAGTTCTTCAATCATTCGGGATACCGCGTATCCCGATCATGTGCCTCGATTTTAGCCCGGACGGCAAGACGATCGCGACGGGGAGTTTTTCACCGCGCCTCCAATTCAACCCGGCGAAACCTTGGGAGGTCACGCTCGACCGAGATTCGCCGGGTCTCGTCCGGCTCTGGAACTGGGAGCGCGAGAAAGACGTTTCCAGTTTTCAAGACCAGAAGGGGATCGCTCTATCCTTGACATTCCGCCCGGACGGGCGGCAGGTTGCTTCTTCTAGCATTAGCCCGGACAACAGTTTTGTAATATTTGATGCGAAGACAAGTGAGGTGGTCAAGAAAATTACGGGCCACAAAAGTCAGATACACCGTCTGCGCTATTCGCGCGATTCCAGCTTGTTAGCTTCGGGGGACACCGACGGCTTCGTCAAGCTCTGGAACGCGTCGACGTTCAACGAATTGCTCAGTATCCCCGCCCACGCGGCCGCGCCGGTCACCGGCCTGTCGTTCTCGCCCGACGGAAGCCGCCTCGCTTCGTCCGGCGAGGATGGGGTGATCCGCGTCTGGGAAATCAGTACCGGCAAGAAACTTCTCGAACTGGAGGGACACGCCGGCGCCGCGCTCGATGTGCGGTACAGCCCGGACGGGAAGCGACTGGCCTCGGCCGGGTTCGATAAAACGATTCGGTTGTGGGACGCCGGAACGGGGCAACCGAAAATCACGCTGCGCGGGCATCGCGATTTGATATGGAATATCGCGTTCAGTCCGGACGGCCGGAAAATCGTCTCCGCAAGCTTCGATGGCACGGCGCGAATTTGGGACGCGACGCCGAGGGGCGTTACCAATCGTTCCGGAGAATTCATGGTCGGCGGCCACCAAGAGCGGGTGAATTGCGTGGCGGTTAGCAAAAATGACCGCCTCGCTTCCGGGAGTTGGGACAAGACCATCAAGCTTTGGGACGCCCGTTCCGGCACACCCGGTGCGACGCTAGAAGGGCACCACGGGGCAATTTTTGGCCTGGATTTTAGTAGCGACGGCCGGCGCCTGGCATCGGCAAGTTGGGACCATACCGCAAAGGTCTGGGATTGCGAGACCGGTCGCGACCTGCTCACGTTTTCGGGGCACACGGCTCCCGTCCACGCGGTGGCGTTCAGCCCCGACGGCCGCCGCGTCGCGTCGGGAGCTTTCGACGGGCAGATCAAAATCTGGGACGCCGCGAGCGGGAAAGTTCTCACCAGTTGCGACGGCTTTATTTTTCCCGTGATGGCGGTCGCGTTCAGTCCGGACGGAAAGAGAGTCGCTTCCGGAGGCGGCGACCGAACGCTCAAGGTTTGGGACGCCGAAACAGGTAAGCTCTTGCTGTCGCTCAAGACACATGGTGCGTCGATTCACGGCGTGGCGTTTAGTCCCGACGGGTCGCGAGTTGCGTCCGCCTCCTGGGATCATAGCGTCCGGCTTTGGGACGTGACGCCGGACCGGAGGGTTCGGGTCTGGGACGCGACGCCGCGTGAAGGAATCGCTCACGAACGCGAGATCGGTGTTCTACGCGGACACGAGGACCGCGTGAATTCCGTCGCGTTTTCGCCAGACGGAAAACGGATTGCTACCGCCAGTGAAGATAAAACCGTTCGCGTCTGGGATGCGGAATCGGGTAAAGAACTTGCCGCGCCCCGACGTCATCGCGCTGTTGTCTTCTCAGTAGCGTTTCCATCGGACGGTAAGCGACTGGTTTCCGCGAGCTGGGAAAAAGATAACGGCATTCGTGCCTGGAACATCGGCCCCAATACCGAAGGAAGCCAGAAGCCGTTTGTTAACAGACCATAGATTGCACGCCGCGGTTCCTCGCGGTTATTCTCGAACAGAAGGGCGACGCTGTCCCGTGTGAATTGCAAACCGGCCTATTGAGCGAGTGTCAGTCGCTTGCGGTCGATTTGCGAAAGATCGAGCCAATACGGGGAAAAGACACTCGCCGCCTCACGTGGGCCGACTCTTAACGGAGCGTCCTGTTAACGCACATCTATTGTCCGCCTTGACCACGTTCGCTCGGGACTTTCTCGACTTTCCAGTCTTTGGGCGGCGGGACATAGTCGAAGTCGCTGCGCCTGACGTTGTCGGTATTCACGGTCACATTTTCGAAAAGCCACTCCTCGCTGTCTCCCGTTTCTTGTCGGAGGGCAATACACGCGGGCGCGAACGCCGGGCGCGCATCGCCCGGCTTTATCAGGGCCACGATGATGTGGTCGTACCGTTCCTGGTCTTCGGTCCAGCGGGGGTTGAGTTGTAGGTAAAGGTAGTGGCGATCTTCTCTTAGTAGTCTGACCTGGAACCGCTTCGTCAGTTCCCCTGGCCCGAACTGCCCCACCGTCAGCGAATTGACGATGTGATCCTTCATGCCGAAGAACAGCCGGTACCACCACGACTGTTTTATCCGCCACGGAGCCCCCGCCGAACCCGGGGGCGGGGGACCGACCGGGCCGTCCCAGTTCAGTCGAAACTCCTTGACGATTTTGGCCGTCCCGTTGTACTCCCACATGACATCCCGGGTGACGACGTAAGCCGTGTAGTTGTTCGGATCCTCCAAACCGTCTGGCTTCATTGTTTGCGCGACCCGGAGCCGCACGCAATCCGGTTTCAAAGCCTGAAACGAGCCCACGGATTTCGTCTCTTTACGCAGAACCATATTCCGGTGAGTCAGCGTTAGCCTGGCGCAGTGAAAAATGGTCGTCTCGGCCATCGCCTTTTCCCACGCCGCAAGGTGGGCGGGGAGCGACGACTGGGGGCCGACGACGGTGGCGATAGCGACCGCGACGACAAACGACGGACACGACATGACGAACCCTCCCCGTGACCAACACCCGCCCGCTCTATAGCCGGAGTTGGGGAGGTTGCGGAAGGGCAAGCGTGAGACCGTCGTCGCCGCCTTACGGCTCGGAGATCAGCACGATCATCCCGAACGGCTGGACCGCCAGTGCCGCCCGCGCGGCGACGGGCGGCCCCTCGCCCTCGGGGAAGAAGTCGGCCGGCGATGTGGCGGCCGTGTCCACCAATAGGTGCCACCGGCGGCCGGTCGGAGACGCGGGGACGGTGAACGTCAGCGGGCCGGGGGTCACGTTCATGACTACGTAAAAGTCGTTGTCCGGCCGGTAGTCCGGGTCGCCGTCCCGGCCGGTGAACCGGCCGTCCAGCGTAAACGCCAGGTGCCGGGCGTATGGGCCGAAGTCCGGCTTGTACGGCTCGACCCCGTGCCAGTGGATGTCCGCCAACGGGGGCCGGGGCACGGCCTGGGGACGCCGAGCCCCCGAAGGTGCGGCGGCTCCCGGGGTCGGAGCGGCGGAGGTGGGCGAATGGCGGCCGGTTTCGTCGGTCGGCGCGCCGGTCTCGCCGGGGCGGACCGGGCCGGCGGACGGGAACCCGGGGGCCGATTCCAGCGGCGGGGCGACCGGGCTGAGCGTGCCGACGAAGAACCGGCGGCGGCGGAAGATCGGGTGCCGGCGGCGGAGCCAAATCATCTCGCGGACGAACCGGAGGAAGTCCTTGTTCTTCTCCTGAAGCGTCCAGTCGACCCACGACACGTCGTTGTCCTGGCACCAGGCGTTGTTGTTCCCGCCCTGGGTGCGGAGGAACTCGTCGCCGGCCAGGAACATCGGCACGCCCTGCGACATCAGCAGCGTGGCCATCAACCCCTTGGCCCGGCGGGTGCGGAGGGCGAGAACGCCGGGGTCGGTCGTCTCCCCTTCGATGCCGCCGTTCCAGGCGTAGTCGTCGTTCGTCCCGTCCCGGTTGCCTTCGCCGTTGGCGTCGTTGTGTTTGTGGTTGTAGCTCACGAGGTCCCAGAGGGTGAACCCGTCGTGGGCGGTGATGAAGTTGAGTGAGTGCCGGGGTAGACGGCCGCTCCACTGGTAGAGGTCGGCGCTGCCGCAGAGGCGGCTGGCCAGCGCCCCGGCGAACCCGCCGTCCCCCCGCCAGAACCGGCGGACATCGTCCCGGTACCGGCCGTTCCACTCGCTCCACCGCCGGCCGAACGGGAACCCGCCGACCTGGTACAGACCGGCCGCGTCCCACGGCTCGGCGATCAGCTTGGTGTCCGCTAGCACCCCGTCCTCGGCGATCATCTCGACGACCGGCGGCTCGACCATCACATTCCCGTAGCGGTCCCGGCCGAGGATGCTCGCCAGGTCGAACCGGAACCCGTCGACGTGCATGTCCCCGACCCAGTACCGCAGGCAGGTGAGGATCAGGTCGCGGACGAGCGGGTGGTTGCAATTGACGGTGTTCCCGCAGCCCGAGTAGTTCAGGTACCGCCCGGCCTCGTCCGACAGGTAATACAACTCGTTGTCGAGCCCCCGCAGGCTGTACGCCCGGCCGCGGTCGTCCCCTTCGCCGGTGTGGTTGAACACCACGTCCATGTAGACTTCGATCCCCTCCTTGTGGCACGCCTTGACCAGGTCGCGGAACTCGTAGACCTGGCCGTGTTCGTCGGCGGACGCGGCGAACGCGGCCTTGGGCGCCGCGAACGCGATCGTGTTATACCCCCAAAAGTTGACCAGCTTCTCGCCGGTTTCCGGGCTGTAGAACGGGCAGTCGCATTCGTCGAATTCGTGGACGGGCAGGAGTTCGATCGCCGTCACCCCGAGCCACTTGAGGTACGGCAGCTTCTCGATCAGCCCGACGAACGTGCCCGGGTGGGCGACGCCGGACGACGAGTGGCGGGTGAACCCGCGGACGTGGACTTCGTACACGACCGTGTCTTCGTGCGGCGTGAGCGGCGGGCTGTCGTCCTCCCAGTCGTACCGGCGGCCGCGGACGAACAGGGTGCGGCGGCCGGTACGCTCGGGGTCGGTCTCGCACGTCCCGGCCCACACCGCCCCGGACGAGAGCATGGTGGACGCTGGGTCGATCAGGACGCGGGACGGGTCGAATCGGTGCTTCGGCCCCTTCGGCCCGTCCACCCGCCAGCCGTAGCAGAACGGCTCGGGCAGGTCGTGGACACGGACGTGCCAGTGGTCGCCGGTCCGGTTCCGCCGGGGGCAGAGTTCGATCTCGGCGATCGGTTTACCGCCGCCGTCTTCCGGGTAAAAGACCAGGCTGACCGCGGTCGCGTGGCGGCTCAGCACGCAGAAGTTGATCCCGTCCGGGGACCGGCTGGCGCCGAGCGGGAGCGGTCGCCCGCGCGACAGACGAAGGGTAGTCATAAGTGGATGCCGGCAACTCAGGTACGGTGTCCGGAGAGTGGTGTTACCGATAGCGACGGGCGCCGTCCGGGGCAACGGTGCCGGGGCGGCCGAAATTCCAGCCCGGGCTGGACGCGGGAACCGCCTGCGGGTTCAATTATCAGACCGGGACGATCTACTCCCTCTGGTACTCATCATGGCCAAGGTGTGGCTCGCCGATTACGAGTGCGAATACGACGGGGACTTGCCCCCAGTCTGTATGAAGTGCGGGGCCGATGCGGAAACGACCGCCCGACAGAGTTTCCGGTGGCACCCGAGTTGGGTCATTGTCCTGATTTTCATCGGGGTACTGATTTGGGCAATCGTCGCGTTGATCCTGACCAAGCGGATGACCGTCTACGCTCCGCTTTGTGCCGCGCACTCGAGGTATTTTTTCAAAGGCAGACTGGCCATCCTGGTGCTGGTACTGGGGGCGGTCGCCTACGGCATCGGGGCGGGCGTGTTCGGCGTCAACGTGATGAACGGGCCGAACTCACCGGACTGGGCTCCGGCCGTATTGATCCTACTGATCGTCGGGTTTTTCGTCGGTCTCGTGGCCGCCGCGATCGTCTCCGAGCGGCTCATCCGGCCGGCGGAAATTACCAACAACGAGATTCAGCTTGTGGGCGTGAGCCCGGAATTCGTCGACGCCATTCGAGACCAGCGCCGTGCGGAGCGCGAAGAGCGCGACCGTCGGCGGGAAAAAGGCGGTGGCAGGCGGCGCAACACCCGGGACGACGACGAGCGCGATTATTAGCCCCGCTTACTCCCCTCCTTCTGGTAAACGTCATGGCCAGCGTCTGGCTCGCCGACTACGAGTGCGAACGCGCCGGGGAACTGCCACCGGTCTGCATGACGTGCGGGGACCGCGCGGAAACGGTCGTGTGGCAGAAATTCCGATGGAATCCGTCCTGGGCTGCCGGCGGCCTGCTCACGCTCATAATCGCCACTCTGTTTTTCACGAGGTCGCGAGTCGTCCCGGTTCCACTCTGCGACCGGCACGGAGGACATCTTTATTACGGCAAGTTGGCGACTTTGTTGATTTCGTCGGTCGTCATCGGCGTGATCGTCTGGGCGATTGTTTGCGGGTCAGGCACGGAATTGCATGAGGCGACCCACTCGGGGTTGAACCGGCTCCTCGCGATATACGTGGTACTGATCGGCTCCGCGTTGGGTGTCGAGAGTGTTTGCCGTCGGCGTATTCGGTCGGATGAGATGACCGCTATTGAAACTCGCCTGATTGGTGTCAGTGAAAACTTCGCGACGGCTCTGCGGGCGCAACGCCTCGAAAAACGGGATGAGTGGGCGAAGTGTCTTCTGGAGCGGGGAATACGACCGGACCAATACCTCGCGGAAGTACGCGGGGAGCCGGATCAGCTGCCCCGATATCACGACTACGCGCCTACGAAATAGATGACCCCGGCTGTGCCCGGGCGCCAGGAGTACGCCGCGACTGGTCTCAAAGTCGGCCGAGGCCGGGTGATATTGGGGCGGGTCTCTCCTAAATTAACCGTGCCCGTCGAATACCCGACCCCGGTCGCGCGGATTCATGATTCCACTCAACCCCCGCCTGGAAGACCTCGTCCGCCGGCTGGACGAACTCGGCCCCGAGGCGACTCTCGCCGGCATCGCCCGGCACCTCGAAGGGGCCGCCCTCGCGGCCGAGGATGTCGCCGCGTTCGTCCGGCCGAACCCCGCCTCGTACTCCCGCGCCCGGGTCGTCCGGCGGGACCATTACGAACTCCTGGTGATGACCTGGCTGCCGGGTCAGGCGAGCGTCCCGCACGACCACGTCGGCTCCATCTGTGCCCTACAGGTGGTCCAGGGGAACGCGGTCGAGACGAATTTCAGCGTCGCGGCCGACGGGTACGCCGACCTGGAGTACGAAACCCCGGTGGGGACCGGACAGGTGTCGAGCGGCCAGGACGCCGGCATCCACTCCATCCGCAACGCCTCGGCCGACGGCCTGCTGGTAACGGTTCACGTCTACGCGCCGCCGTTCAAGGACGCCCGGCGGTTCACCACCCGGCCGACGCCCGCGGTCCCGCGGACCCAGCTGTCCGTCCCCACGGTGGTCGTCATCGGGGGCGGGTTCAGCGGCACGATGACCGCGGCCCAATTGCTCCGGCACGGGGCGAACCTGCGCGTCGTACTCGTTGAGCGCCGCGGGACGGTGGCCGAGGGGCTGGCGTACGCCACCCAGGAATCGGCGCACCTGTTGAACGTGCCCGCGGCCCGCATGAGCGCGTGGCCCGACAGGCCCGAGGACTTTCTCAACTGGGCGCGGCGCCGCGACCCGGCCGTCGCCCCCGGCGACTTCCTCCCACGGCAGTGGTACGGCCACTACCTGCGCGAAACCTTGCACGAAGCCGCCCGCGGCTCGCACGCCGATCTAAGCGTGCTTCTGGAAGAAGTACGCCGGGTCGCCCGCCACCCGGCCGGCGGCTGGATGGTCCACCTCGGCCGCGGCACCTCGCTCCGGGCGGACGTGGTCGTCCTGGCGATCGGCCACCGGCCGCCGTCCGACCCGCTGCACAAACTCTGGACCGGCCCGCGGGACCGCTTCCTGGCCGACCCGTGGCAGCCCTACGCAGTGCGGACCATTCCCCCGGACGACGCGGTCGCGATTCTCGGCAGTGGTCTCACGGCGATCGACGCCGTCCTCTCGCTGAACCAACACCCGCGCACGGCTCCGGTCACGCTGATTTCCCGCCACGGCCTGCTCCCCAACCCCCACGCGGCCGCGGCCGTGCCGCCGGTCGACATGGGGCCGTTTGTTCAGGGCGTACTCGCAGACGGCTCGCGCCCGCGGGCGGGGGCGGTCGCCGGCGCGATTCACCGGCTGGTCCGGCAACAGGTCGCCAACGGCGGCGACTGGCGGTCGATCGTGGACGGCCTCCGCCCGCACACGGCCCGGCTCTGGCAGGGCCTCGACACCGACGAGCGCCGCCGGTTTCTCGGTCGGCTCCGGCCGTTCTGGGAAGTTCACCGGCACCGAATGGCCCGGTCGATCGCCGCCCAGCTGCAACAGTTCAAAGAGCGCGGCCTGTTGGAAGTGCTGCCGGGTCAAATCGTGGCAGCCGAAGCGACGCGAGCCGGCGTCAAACTGACCGTTCGGTCGCGGAACTCGGGGGAAATGGTGATCCGCGACTTTCAGTGGGTCATCAATTGCACGGGCCCGGCCCCGTCCAACCGGGCCGAAGCGAATCCGGCGATCGGTTCGCTCCTCGTCGACCACTGGGTCCGCCGGGACGAACTCTCGCTGGGCCTGGACACGACGGCGGAGGGGTACGCGATCTCGGCCCACGACGAGGCCGTGCCGGACCTGCTCGTGGTCGGCACCCTACGCAAGCCCCGCGAGTGGGAGAGTACGGCCGTGCCGGAGTTACGCCAGCAGGCGGCCGTGATCTGCGAACAGATCCTGCGCAAGTATCCGGCGGACGCTTGTATTTAAAGCGAGATGGCGCCGTTCAACGACCGGAACCGCGGGCGTTACTTCGCCCCGTTGCCCTTGGGCGGAGCAGTCTCCGGGAGTTCTTCCCACCACAGTTCGCTGCCGGCGAGATACGCATCGGAGGCGCGGAAGTCGTGGACTTTGGCCGCCTCGCCCGGTTCGAGCGTCCAGGCGTCGAGGTTGATGAAGAAGAGTTCCTGGAAGTACCCGATCCGCGCGTCCGAAATCTTGCCCCCGGCTATTGTCGGCCGCTTCTGGAAGCGGAACTCTTCGGTCCCTTTCAGGCGGAACCGGAGCCGGATCGGGCGGGGTTCGGTCCCCAGGTCGCGCAGGGCGGTCCGGGCGGCGAGGACGAATTCGATCGTCAGCTTGTCGCCCGCGCCGTAGCGGATGCGGACCCGCCGGAGTTTGCCCCCGGCGAGGCGGTACTTGCGCTGGAACGAGACCAGGTCGGTCGGGTAGAGGCGGTTCATAGATTGGTTCCGGACCGTGGACCGGAGTACGAACGGATTCTTGTTGAATGCCCGATTCAAACGTACGAATCGAACACCCGCACCGACGCCCAGTTGCCCTTCATCTCGGCGATGAACTGGTTGTGCGTGGCATCGTCCTGGTAGGCGTCGTGGGCGGCCTTGTCCACGAACACCAGGTGTAGGCCGACGTCCCAGTCCGTGGCGTTCACGTCCCGCGTCAGTTCCTGGCACCGCGGGCCGGTCGCGAAGAAGACGATCCCGGGCTGCACGTTCAGATACTTCTTGCACGCGGCGACGAGCGCGTCCACTTGGGCCGGGGAGTTGTCCTTCAACTGGAAGAACACGTTATGGGCCAGGCGCTCGGCGGACATGGGAGGGAGCCTCGGTTCGGGGAACGGGTTCGCGTCTCCGGTGTATTGTAGGCCCGCCCCCCATCGCGCGCCAGATCGAAGAATATTCACCGCAGAGGGCACGTGAGGGCGCGAAGGAAAGACAAAAAGAGAGCAGAGAGGGTTAAATAAAGAGCAAAAGGGATTTTTATTGATTCATTTTTTCTCTCTTCTGTCTTTCTTTGCGCCCTCACGTGCCCTCTGCGGTGAACATTCTTCAGTCTTATTTCAGCCCCTTCGTCATCTCGGCCAGCAGCACGTCGAACGGCTCGCACCCGACCGACAGGCGGACGAGCCCGGCGGTGATTCCTTGCCGCGCTTTCTCGGCCGCCGACTCGTACCGGTGCGAGGTCGTGTCCGGGTGGCTGCACGTCGTCGTGGTGTGGCCGAGCGACGGGCAGAACGGGATGCCCGGGGCCGCCCGCATGAAGTGGTTGACCGCGGCCCGCCCGCCGGCCAGCTCGAAACAAAGCATGTTCCCCTGGCCGGCCGGCAACACGCGGGCGGCCAGAGCGTGGTCCGGGTGGTCCTCCCGGCCGGGATAGACGACGCGGGACACGCCCGGCTGAACCGCCAGCCAGTCGGCGAGCCGGGCGGCGTTCGCGGTGGCCGCCCGGACGCGGAGGTCGAGCGTCTCGGCCCCGCGGAGCGTGAGCCAGCACTCGAACGCGTTGGCGGTCAGCCCCCAGGTACTCACGAGCGACGACACCGCCGGGAACGCGGTCGGGTCGATGCCGGACAGGAAGCCGAGCGTCACGTCCGAGTGGCCGCCGATCAACTTCGTCAGGCTCTCGATCACGAGGTCCGCGCCGGCGTCGTGCGGGCGGTACAGGACCGGCGTGGCGAACGTGTTGTCCACGATCAACTTCGCACCGGCGCGGTGCGCGAGGTCGACGAGCGCGGGTACGTCGGCCACCCGGCAGAGCGGGTTCGAGATCGTTTCCACGACCAGGGCCGCGGCCGGCCCCTCCGCCAGCGCCGCCCGCGTTGCGTCCAGGTCGAACGTGTCCACAAACGTCGTCGTCACTCCGAACCGGCCGAACTCAGCGCGGAGAAGCTTCGCGGTCCGGCCGTAAAGCTGGTTGCTCGCGACAATCCGGCTCCCGGCGGACGCGACCGCGAGCAGCGCGGCCGAAGTCGCGCCCATGCCGGACGCGGTGACGACGCCCCATTTCCCGCGGGCCAGGCGGGTCAGCACGTCCGCGAGGTGCTGGACGTTCGGGTTGCCGTCGCGGGCGTAAATGAACCCCGGCGCCTCCCCGTTGTAAATCGCGTCGAGCGCGTCGAGATCCGGGATGGCGAAGACGGAGGTGGTGTGCAGCGGCGGGGCGAGCGGGACGCTGCGGCCGAGGTCGGGAAACGTCATGGTGAAACAACTTGGGGCAAAACGCGGTGCGGTCCCCGGGCGGGACCGCGGGCGATGGCGCCTACCGTGTTTTGTACGACCCGCCGCACCGCCGACCGTGGCTTTCGGCCGCCAGCTGGCGCGTCCGCAGAGTTTTTTCACCCGGCGTACCCGTCATGGCCGTTCCGCAGGTTGACACGGGGGAGATCAGCCCCGATAACCTATAGTGTACATTATTTCACCATGCTTTGCGACTGTGTGGTCGCGTCCGCGGGAATGGGGAGGGCCGCGCGTGGGGAACTCGGACAACAACGCACTGGCCCG from Fimbriiglobus ruber includes the following:
- a CDS encoding TIGR03009 domain-containing protein gives rise to the protein MSCPSFVVAVAIATVVGPQSSLPAHLAAWEKAMAETTIFHCARLTLTHRNMVLRKETKSVGSFQALKPDCVRLRVAQTMKPDGLEDPNNYTAYVVTRDVMWEYNGTAKIVKEFRLNWDGPVGPPPPGSAGAPWRIKQSWWYRLFFGMKDHIVNSLTVGQFGPGELTKRFQVRLLREDRHYLYLQLNPRWTEDQERYDHIIVALIKPGDARPAFAPACIALRQETGDSEEWLFENVTVNTDNVRRSDFDYVPPPKDWKVEKVPSERGQGGQ
- the glgX gene encoding glycogen debranching protein GlgX, giving the protein MTTLRLSRGRPLPLGASRSPDGINFCVLSRHATAVSLVFYPEDGGGKPIAEIELCPRRNRTGDHWHVRVHDLPEPFCYGWRVDGPKGPKHRFDPSRVLIDPASTMLSSGAVWAGTCETDPERTGRRTLFVRGRRYDWEDDSPPLTPHEDTVVYEVHVRGFTRHSSSGVAHPGTFVGLIEKLPYLKWLGVTAIELLPVHEFDECDCPFYSPETGEKLVNFWGYNTIAFAAPKAAFAASADEHGQVYEFRDLVKACHKEGIEVYMDVVFNHTGEGDDRGRAYSLRGLDNELYYLSDEAGRYLNYSGCGNTVNCNHPLVRDLILTCLRYWVGDMHVDGFRFDLASILGRDRYGNVMVEPPVVEMIAEDGVLADTKLIAEPWDAAGLYQVGGFPFGRRWSEWNGRYRDDVRRFWRGDGGFAGALASRLCGSADLYQWSGRLPRHSLNFITAHDGFTLWDLVSYNHKHNDANGEGNRDGTNDDYAWNGGIEGETTDPGVLALRTRRAKGLMATLLMSQGVPMFLAGDEFLRTQGGNNNAWCQDNDVSWVDWTLQEKNKDFLRFVREMIWLRRRHPIFRRRRFFVGTLSPVAPPLESAPGFPSAGPVRPGETGAPTDETGRHSPTSAAPTPGAAAPSGARRPQAVPRPPLADIHWHGVEPYKPDFGPYARHLAFTLDGRFTGRDGDPDYRPDNDFYVVMNVTPGPLTFTVPASPTGRRWHLLVDTAATSPADFFPEGEGPPVAARAALAVQPFGMIVLISEP
- a CDS encoding FAD/NAD(P)-binding protein gives rise to the protein MIPLNPRLEDLVRRLDELGPEATLAGIARHLEGAALAAEDVAAFVRPNPASYSRARVVRRDHYELLVMTWLPGQASVPHDHVGSICALQVVQGNAVETNFSVAADGYADLEYETPVGTGQVSSGQDAGIHSIRNASADGLLVTVHVYAPPFKDARRFTTRPTPAVPRTQLSVPTVVVIGGGFSGTMTAAQLLRHGANLRVVLVERRGTVAEGLAYATQESAHLLNVPAARMSAWPDRPEDFLNWARRRDPAVAPGDFLPRQWYGHYLRETLHEAARGSHADLSVLLEEVRRVARHPAGGWMVHLGRGTSLRADVVVLAIGHRPPSDPLHKLWTGPRDRFLADPWQPYAVRTIPPDDAVAILGSGLTAIDAVLSLNQHPRTAPVTLISRHGLLPNPHAAAAVPPVDMGPFVQGVLADGSRPRAGAVAGAIHRLVRQQVANGGDWRSIVDGLRPHTARLWQGLDTDERRRFLGRLRPFWEVHRHRMARSIAAQLQQFKERGLLEVLPGQIVAAEATRAGVKLTVRSRNSGEMVIRDFQWVINCTGPAPSNRAEANPAIGSLLVDHWVRRDELSLGLDTTAEGYAISAHDEAVPDLLVVGTLRKPREWESTAVPELRQQAAVICEQILRKYPADACI
- a CDS encoding Dabb family protein — protein: MSAERLAHNVFFQLKDNSPAQVDALVAACKKYLNVQPGIVFFATGPRCQELTRDVNATDWDVGLHLVFVDKAAHDAYQDDATHNQFIAEMKGNWASVRVFDSYV
- a CDS encoding trans-sulfuration enzyme family protein, whose protein sequence is MTFPDLGRSVPLAPPLHTTSVFAIPDLDALDAIYNGEAPGFIYARDGNPNVQHLADVLTRLARGKWGVVTASGMGATSAALLAVASAGSRIVASNQLYGRTAKLLRAEFGRFGVTTTFVDTFDLDATRAALAEGPAAALVVETISNPLCRVADVPALVDLAHRAGAKLIVDNTFATPVLYRPHDAGADLVIESLTKLIGGHSDVTLGFLSGIDPTAFPAVSSLVSTWGLTANAFECWLTLRGAETLDLRVRAATANAARLADWLAVQPGVSRVVYPGREDHPDHALAARVLPAGQGNMLCFELAGGRAAVNHFMRAAPGIPFCPSLGHTTTTCSHPDTTSHRYESAAEKARQGITAGLVRLSVGCEPFDVLLAEMTKGLK